A genomic segment from Andrena cerasifolii isolate SP2316 chromosome 7, iyAndCera1_principal, whole genome shotgun sequence encodes:
- the Nak gene encoding numb-associated kinase isoform X1: protein MKKLFSKIENTSKEPSSYLGKVFVVGRHTVTVEEVLAEGGFAIVFLVKASSGRYALKRMYVNNEHDLNVCKREIQIASNLNGHKNIIGYVDSSIAHIGGGVHELLLLMPYCKSQLLRVMNNRLQTGFNESEVLQIFCDICEAVSRLHHCQTPIIHRDLKVENILHTDAGHYVLCDFGSATAKVLNPSVQGAAIVEEEIKKYTTLSYRAPEMVDMYCGKSITTKADIWALGCLLYKLCFFTLPFGESMLAIQSGNFTIPDNSRYSRSLHCLIRYMLEPDPDSRPDIYQVSVIAFQLQGKECPVQNLHKLRDPVLESIPCPLMESESVKRSSLVKTPKPSSITTVEGTSVTPRQRPKGQAVGVGTGPISLSGQIVSQISGQGSSLVQPQTCTGNSVSSTSQIGQRVSSLNVSQCYLGQSMQQSSVQSLPVNAQTTPQQVPSTQASFAQASSQVSTPSQNVAFGQPQGHQSQYHQSRDPMIRQSPVTVQDKSTYYFYSKSTTDVSEENLEALFPPSGYPDPFKDDTRTMPPPTKIPPTVAPKPCKTLAQVSSIPPSCPPSKFTPVVTSLTSKLNIQTGPSTITSPATPPTNLPEPVVRKTETLRQNSSSSTFAPDSPTLPCARHRRNVSDTSACNKAFASETTQFLAPYEASVKSRSEDGSPPKVLAEIRPCLGTSASHVRIGELSSSIATDGRLSSADVAAWNPFEDAQPFNQLTEDHIFGAEFDKIRRGSNTSISGVKSRESLVMTCTELPEDPFESAPFSLPRGKKNKLGSKTAALAGGKSVNGRSRIPPKQWNSEIEHLEADDETVLLTGNPTSSAFVRAPMEDRSKYEKLAFNAGDASSGDSDEDVTQQRIKQKRRIRSVLRKKSQLIQSTINSTMVKKDESTDLTSSINDLRNLNDCECNYKDGTGNVYGNGIGNHKVEKNADEEREEEQEEGDLEEDEDADADEDEDDDDDDGDGDDDDEGEDEKEGKGEKKGGAENDEDKDDDANDDGDGKCGKVDETVLGCIRTCDGSIDRARCEIAGVHDEKECSTKNWKEYYRGQELSTITKMDDASDVGHQYGAKSLLTDDKLDAESHGDPFVDQQYGLKSTLTVNGDGSLKRNGKMKFEEDVFALAPFPRSGSLRRINDDQNNESRIVRQEKPKKRSTNLAIPIFSSSSSKSDRTSQPVDAESKGLFKYSLPRFKKESYEDMNLSSGDELVLRGTEPINRKEKAETEERKEENKEKDLFGSSPFSPSGFVNPFTNRSLNYIGITGNNSSLPATAFPNRDRDARLIQAHQPSSVSHLTQTVSTAINLAATATTFNSATTNCDPSSVSEASKDLFGSIPFDELAPLRTNEPRRPNSVPYSQSVPVTTSVAIPVPTPAPLSPTAVSTSPLAPSSALAPALAATPGSASFVDDNVNATLSDKTTASSCGRSTCNLPGSRYSIQPVQYTPAVLVQAVQNSVSKLDVTTDIGSPMSPEPLVADDVLRHKKEKFESKKSKYHLIDDDNHHGHAPNVNVPSCKLPYKGKPICHKKTPKAKKCSVLSTAGFSNMSFEDFPSDENEEKQVRTPQRIAPFEVIREPEKRFGSLKRRSNPFT from the exons ATGAAGAAGCTATTTTCGAAAATCGAAAACACGTCCAAGGAACCGAGCAGTTATCTAGGAAAGGTGTTTGTGGTGGGACGTCACACTGTAACTGTAGAGGAAGTGTTGGCCGAAG GAGGATTTGCTATTGTATTCCTGGTTAAAGCTTCGAGTGGACGCTATGCGCTCAAACGCATGTACGTTAATAACGAACATGACCTCAATGTATGTAAAAGGGAGATACAGATCGCG AGTAACTTGAATGGTCACAAAAATATCATAGGATACGTGGACAGCAGTATCGCTCACATAGGCGGAGGGGTACACGAACTATTGCTTTTAATGCCTTATTGCAAGTCACAACTTCTTCGGGTGATGAACAATAG GCTACAGACTGGTTTCAACGAATCGGAGGTTCTTCAAATATTCTGCGATATCTGCGAAGCTGTGTCCCGATTGCACCATTGCCAAACACCGATAATACATAGAGACTTAAAG GTTGAAAATATATTGCACACCGATGCTGGTCATTATGTTTTATGCGACTTTGGTTCGGCAACAGCGAAAGTTCTTAATCCTAGTGTACAAGGAGCGGCGATAGTCGAAGAAGAGATTAAAAAGTACACCACCCTTAGTTATAGAGCACCTGAAATGGTTGATATGTACTGCGGGAAATCTATCACGACAAAAGCTGACATATGG GCGTTGGGATGTTTGTTATATAAACTGTGTTTTTTCACGTTGCCATTTGGTGAAAGCATGCTCGCTATCCAGTCGGGAAATTTTACTATACCGGACAATTCAAG ATATAGTAGAAGCCTACATTGTCTGATTCGTTATATGCTTGAGCCGGATCCTGATAGCCGCCCTGACATTTACCAAGTTTCTGTGATTGCTTTCCAACTTCAGGGCAAGGAATGCCCTGTGCAGAATTTGCAC AAACTCCGAGATCCTGTTTTGGAATCAATACCCTGCCCACTTATGGAATCTGAAAGTGTTAAAAGATCGTCGCTGGTTAAAACACCAAAACCGTCTTCTATAACTACAGTTGAGGGTACTTCGGTTACGCCGAGGCAGCGACCCAAAGGGCAGGCCGTCGGCGTCGGTACGGGTCCTATAAGTTTAAGTGGGCAGATTGTCAGTCAAATATCTGGTCAAGGGAGTAGTCTGGTGCAACCGCAAACTTGTACTGGAAATTCGGTTTCCAGTACAAGTCAAATCGGTCAGCGGGTTTCTTCGTTGAACGTATCTCAGTGTTATTTAGGGCAGAGTATGCAACAGAGCAGCGTTCAATCGCTACCGGTGAATGCGCAAACAACACCTCAACAAGTGCCGTCAACGCAGGCATCTTTTGCTCAAGCTTCGTCGCAAGTTTCCACGCCCAGTCAAAACGTTGCGTTTGGACAGCCGCAGGGCCATCAGTCGCAGTACCATCAGTCGCGGGATCCCATGATCAGACAATCGCCCGTGACTGTCCAGGATAAAAGTACATATTACTTTTATTCCAAGTCTACGACGGATGTGAGCGAAGAAAATCTGGAAGCATTATTCCCACCATCGG GATACCCCGATCCGTTCAAAGATGATACCCGAACCATGCCACCACCTACGAAAATACCACCTACCGTAGCTCCGAAACCTTGTAAAACTCTTGCACAAGTATCCAGTATTCCTCCTAGTTGTCCGCCATCGAAATTTACACCTGTCGTTACGTCGTTGACATCGAAACTGAATATTCAAACGGGGCCTAGTACAATAACAAGCCCTGCAACGCCGCCAACCAATTTACCCGAGCCGGTCGTCAGAAAGACGGAAACCTTGAGACAAAATTCAAGTTCCAGTACTTTTGCGCCCGATAGCCCGACGTTGCCTTGTGCGCGTCACCGAAGAAACGTTAGCGATACAAGCGCCTGCAACAA AGCATTTGCGAGCGAAACTACGCAATTTCTGGCACCGTACGAAGCCTCTGTGAAATCCCGCTCCGAAGATGGTAGCCCTCCCAAAGTTCTAGCCGAGATAAGGCCATGTCTAGGAACTAGCGCCTCGCATGTACGTATT GGGGAACTTTCAAGCTCAATAGCCACGGACGGAAGGTTGTCAAGTGCAGACGTCGCAGCCTGGAATCCATTTGAAGATGCACAACCTTTTAATCAATTAACGGAAGATCATATTTTCGGTGCCGAGTTTGATAAGATTAGAAGAGGAAGTAATACGAGTATTAGTGGCGTGAAGAGTCGGGAAAGCCTCGTTATGACGTGTACAGAATTACCGGAAGATCCGTTCGAATCCGCACCGTTTAGTTTGCCAA GAGGAAAGAAGAACAAACTTGGCTCAAAGACTGCTGCGCTTGCCGGAG gCAAGTCTGTAAACGGTAGATCGAGAATACCCCCGAAGCAATGGAATTCGGAAATCGAGCACCTCGAAGCGGATGACGAAACGGTCCTCTTGACGGGTAATCCTACTTCTTCGGCATTCGTTCGGGCTCCCATGGAGGATAGATCGAAATATGAAAAGCTGGCATTCAATGCCGGCGATGCATCCAGCGGCGACAGCGACGAGGACGTAACGCAGCAACgaataaaacaaaagagaagAATCAGGAGTGTGTTGCGTAAAAAAAGTCAACTGATACAGAGTACAATAAATTCCACTATGGTGAAAAAGGATGAATCAACGGACTTGACAAGTTCTATTAATGACTTGAGAAATCTAAACGATTGCGAGTGTAATTATAAGGATGGTACTGGCAACGTTTACGGGAATGGTATTGGTAACCACAAAGTTGAGAAGAACGCGGAcgaggagagggaggaggagcaGGAAGAGGGAGACCTGGAGGAGGATGAGGACGCGGATgcggatgaggacgaggatgacgacgacgacgatggcgacggcgacgatgacgacgagggcgaggatgaaaaagaaggaaaggggGAGAAGAAGGGAGGTGCTgagaacgacgaggacaaggatgACGATGCTAATGATGACGGCGACGGCAAGTGCGGTAAGGTGGATGAAACCGTTTTGGGATGCATACGAACCTGTGACGGTTCCATTGATCGCGCGAGATGCGAGATCGCAGGTGTCCACGATGAAAAGGAGTGTAGTACGAAGAACTGGAAAGAATACTATCGGGGGCAAGAGTTGTCAACGATAACGAAGATGGATGATGCGTCGGACGTTGGCCATCAGTATGGAGCAAAGTCTCTCCTAACGGACGACAAACTCGATGCAGAATCGCATGGTGATCCGTTCGTAGACCAGCAGTACGGTCTCAAGTCTACTCTGACGGTGAACGGCGACGGTTCGTTGAAGAGAAACGGAAAGATGAAATTTGAAGAAGATGTGTTCGCGTTGGCCCCGTTTCCCAGAAGCGGCAGCTTGAGAAGAATCAACGACGATCAGAATAACGAATCGAGAATTGTCAGGCAAGAGAAGCCGAAGAAACGTTCGACGAATTTGGCTATCCCGATTTTCAGTTCATCATCCAGCAAGTCTGACCGGACGTCGCAACCGGTGGATGCGGAGAGCAAGGGATTATTCAAGTACAGTTTGCCGCGGTTCAAGAAAGAAAGTTACGAGGACATGAACTTGTCCTCCGGGGATGAACTTGTCCTCCGCGGAACAGAACCAATTAACCGAAAGGAGAAAGCCGAGACGGAGGAGCGGAAAGAAGAGAACAAGGAAAAGGATCTGTTTGGGTCCTCGCCGTTTAGTCCGAGTGGTTTCGTGAATCCATTTACTAATCGTAGTTTAAATTACATTGGCATTACAGGGAACAATTCGAGTTTGCCAGCGACAGCGTTTCCTAATCGAGACCGCGACGCGCGGCTTATTCAGGCTCACCAGCCTTCGAGCGTCTCTCATTTGACGCAAACTGTCTCAACTGCTATTAACttggcggcgacggcgacgacgttcAACAGCGCCACTACCAATTGCGATCCATCGAGTGTCTCTGAAGCCTCGAAAGACCTTTTCGGTTCCATTCCTTTCGACGAGTTAGCACCCCTTCGGACCAACGAGCCTAGGAGGCCTAATTCTGTACCCTACTCTCAGTCTGTACCTGTAACTACATCAGTTGCAATACCAGTACCAACACCGGCACCGCTTTCGCCAACTGCAGTCTCAACATCACCTTTGGCGCCATCCTCAGCCTTGGCTCCAGCGCTAGCGGCAACGCCGGGGTCAGCAAGTTTCGTTGACGACAATGTAAACGCGACATTATCGGATAAGACGACAGCGTCGAGTTGCGGTCGATCGACGTGTAACTTGCCAGGATCGCGGTATTCCATTCAGCCGGTCCAGTACACTCCTGCAGTCCTAGTACAAGCCGTTCAGAACAGCGTATCAAAACTGGACGTCACAACGGACATTGGTTCCCCCATGTCGCCGGAACCCCTTGTCGCGGATGATGTGTTGCGACACAAAAAAGAGAAATTCGAGTCAAAGAAATCTAAGTACCATTTGATCGACGACGACAACCACCACGGGCATGCCCCGAATGTGAACGTTCCATCTTGCAAGTTGCCTTACAAGGGTAAACCTATTTGTCACAAGAAGACCCCGAAGGCAAAAAAGTGTTCCGTTCTTTCCACTGCCGGCTTCAGCAATATGAGTTTCGAGGACTTTCCAagtgacgagaacgaggagaaGCAGGTTCGGACGCCACAAAGAATCGCACCGTTCGAAGTAATCAGAGAACCCGAGAAACGATTCGGATCGCTGAAGAGAAGAAGTAATCCATTCACTTGA
- the Nak gene encoding numb-associated kinase isoform X2, producing MKKLFSKIENTSKEPSSYLGKVFVVGRHTVTVEEVLAEGGFAIVFLVKASSGRYALKRMYVNNEHDLNVCKREIQIASNLNGHKNIIGYVDSSIAHIGGGVHELLLLMPYCKSQLLRVMNNRLQTGFNESEVLQIFCDICEAVSRLHHCQTPIIHRDLKVENILHTDAGHYVLCDFGSATAKVLNPSVQGAAIVEEEIKKYTTLSYRAPEMVDMYCGKSITTKADIWALGCLLYKLCFFTLPFGESMLAIQSGNFTIPDNSRYSRSLHCLIRYMLEPDPDSRPDIYQVSVIAFQLQGKECPVQNLHKLRDPVLESIPCPLMESESVKRSSLVKTPKPSSITTVEGTSVTPRQRPKGQAVGVGTGPISLSGQIVSQISGQGSSLVQPQTCTGNSVSSTSQIGQRVSSLNVSQCYLGQSMQQSSVQSLPVNAQTTPQQVPSTQASFAQASSQVSTPSQNVAFGQPQGHQSQYHQSRDPMIRQSPVTVQDKSTYYFYSKSTTDVSEENLEALFPPSGYPDPFKDDTRTMPPPTKIPPTVAPKPCKTLAQVSSIPPSCPPSKFTPVVTSLTSKLNIQTGPSTITSPATPPTNLPEPVVRKTETLRQNSSSSTFAPDSPTLPCARHRRNVSDTSACNKAFASETTQFLAPYEASVKSRSEDGSPPKVLAEIRPCLGTSASHGELSSSIATDGRLSSADVAAWNPFEDAQPFNQLTEDHIFGAEFDKIRRGSNTSISGVKSRESLVMTCTELPEDPFESAPFSLPRGKKNKLGSKTAALAGGKSVNGRSRIPPKQWNSEIEHLEADDETVLLTGNPTSSAFVRAPMEDRSKYEKLAFNAGDASSGDSDEDVTQQRIKQKRRIRSVLRKKSQLIQSTINSTMVKKDESTDLTSSINDLRNLNDCECNYKDGTGNVYGNGIGNHKVEKNADEEREEEQEEGDLEEDEDADADEDEDDDDDDGDGDDDDEGEDEKEGKGEKKGGAENDEDKDDDANDDGDGKCGKVDETVLGCIRTCDGSIDRARCEIAGVHDEKECSTKNWKEYYRGQELSTITKMDDASDVGHQYGAKSLLTDDKLDAESHGDPFVDQQYGLKSTLTVNGDGSLKRNGKMKFEEDVFALAPFPRSGSLRRINDDQNNESRIVRQEKPKKRSTNLAIPIFSSSSSKSDRTSQPVDAESKGLFKYSLPRFKKESYEDMNLSSGDELVLRGTEPINRKEKAETEERKEENKEKDLFGSSPFSPSGFVNPFTNRSLNYIGITGNNSSLPATAFPNRDRDARLIQAHQPSSVSHLTQTVSTAINLAATATTFNSATTNCDPSSVSEASKDLFGSIPFDELAPLRTNEPRRPNSVPYSQSVPVTTSVAIPVPTPAPLSPTAVSTSPLAPSSALAPALAATPGSASFVDDNVNATLSDKTTASSCGRSTCNLPGSRYSIQPVQYTPAVLVQAVQNSVSKLDVTTDIGSPMSPEPLVADDVLRHKKEKFESKKSKYHLIDDDNHHGHAPNVNVPSCKLPYKGKPICHKKTPKAKKCSVLSTAGFSNMSFEDFPSDENEEKQVRTPQRIAPFEVIREPEKRFGSLKRRSNPFT from the exons ATGAAGAAGCTATTTTCGAAAATCGAAAACACGTCCAAGGAACCGAGCAGTTATCTAGGAAAGGTGTTTGTGGTGGGACGTCACACTGTAACTGTAGAGGAAGTGTTGGCCGAAG GAGGATTTGCTATTGTATTCCTGGTTAAAGCTTCGAGTGGACGCTATGCGCTCAAACGCATGTACGTTAATAACGAACATGACCTCAATGTATGTAAAAGGGAGATACAGATCGCG AGTAACTTGAATGGTCACAAAAATATCATAGGATACGTGGACAGCAGTATCGCTCACATAGGCGGAGGGGTACACGAACTATTGCTTTTAATGCCTTATTGCAAGTCACAACTTCTTCGGGTGATGAACAATAG GCTACAGACTGGTTTCAACGAATCGGAGGTTCTTCAAATATTCTGCGATATCTGCGAAGCTGTGTCCCGATTGCACCATTGCCAAACACCGATAATACATAGAGACTTAAAG GTTGAAAATATATTGCACACCGATGCTGGTCATTATGTTTTATGCGACTTTGGTTCGGCAACAGCGAAAGTTCTTAATCCTAGTGTACAAGGAGCGGCGATAGTCGAAGAAGAGATTAAAAAGTACACCACCCTTAGTTATAGAGCACCTGAAATGGTTGATATGTACTGCGGGAAATCTATCACGACAAAAGCTGACATATGG GCGTTGGGATGTTTGTTATATAAACTGTGTTTTTTCACGTTGCCATTTGGTGAAAGCATGCTCGCTATCCAGTCGGGAAATTTTACTATACCGGACAATTCAAG ATATAGTAGAAGCCTACATTGTCTGATTCGTTATATGCTTGAGCCGGATCCTGATAGCCGCCCTGACATTTACCAAGTTTCTGTGATTGCTTTCCAACTTCAGGGCAAGGAATGCCCTGTGCAGAATTTGCAC AAACTCCGAGATCCTGTTTTGGAATCAATACCCTGCCCACTTATGGAATCTGAAAGTGTTAAAAGATCGTCGCTGGTTAAAACACCAAAACCGTCTTCTATAACTACAGTTGAGGGTACTTCGGTTACGCCGAGGCAGCGACCCAAAGGGCAGGCCGTCGGCGTCGGTACGGGTCCTATAAGTTTAAGTGGGCAGATTGTCAGTCAAATATCTGGTCAAGGGAGTAGTCTGGTGCAACCGCAAACTTGTACTGGAAATTCGGTTTCCAGTACAAGTCAAATCGGTCAGCGGGTTTCTTCGTTGAACGTATCTCAGTGTTATTTAGGGCAGAGTATGCAACAGAGCAGCGTTCAATCGCTACCGGTGAATGCGCAAACAACACCTCAACAAGTGCCGTCAACGCAGGCATCTTTTGCTCAAGCTTCGTCGCAAGTTTCCACGCCCAGTCAAAACGTTGCGTTTGGACAGCCGCAGGGCCATCAGTCGCAGTACCATCAGTCGCGGGATCCCATGATCAGACAATCGCCCGTGACTGTCCAGGATAAAAGTACATATTACTTTTATTCCAAGTCTACGACGGATGTGAGCGAAGAAAATCTGGAAGCATTATTCCCACCATCGG GATACCCCGATCCGTTCAAAGATGATACCCGAACCATGCCACCACCTACGAAAATACCACCTACCGTAGCTCCGAAACCTTGTAAAACTCTTGCACAAGTATCCAGTATTCCTCCTAGTTGTCCGCCATCGAAATTTACACCTGTCGTTACGTCGTTGACATCGAAACTGAATATTCAAACGGGGCCTAGTACAATAACAAGCCCTGCAACGCCGCCAACCAATTTACCCGAGCCGGTCGTCAGAAAGACGGAAACCTTGAGACAAAATTCAAGTTCCAGTACTTTTGCGCCCGATAGCCCGACGTTGCCTTGTGCGCGTCACCGAAGAAACGTTAGCGATACAAGCGCCTGCAACAA AGCATTTGCGAGCGAAACTACGCAATTTCTGGCACCGTACGAAGCCTCTGTGAAATCCCGCTCCGAAGATGGTAGCCCTCCCAAAGTTCTAGCCGAGATAAGGCCATGTCTAGGAACTAGCGCCTCGCAT GGGGAACTTTCAAGCTCAATAGCCACGGACGGAAGGTTGTCAAGTGCAGACGTCGCAGCCTGGAATCCATTTGAAGATGCACAACCTTTTAATCAATTAACGGAAGATCATATTTTCGGTGCCGAGTTTGATAAGATTAGAAGAGGAAGTAATACGAGTATTAGTGGCGTGAAGAGTCGGGAAAGCCTCGTTATGACGTGTACAGAATTACCGGAAGATCCGTTCGAATCCGCACCGTTTAGTTTGCCAA GAGGAAAGAAGAACAAACTTGGCTCAAAGACTGCTGCGCTTGCCGGAG gCAAGTCTGTAAACGGTAGATCGAGAATACCCCCGAAGCAATGGAATTCGGAAATCGAGCACCTCGAAGCGGATGACGAAACGGTCCTCTTGACGGGTAATCCTACTTCTTCGGCATTCGTTCGGGCTCCCATGGAGGATAGATCGAAATATGAAAAGCTGGCATTCAATGCCGGCGATGCATCCAGCGGCGACAGCGACGAGGACGTAACGCAGCAACgaataaaacaaaagagaagAATCAGGAGTGTGTTGCGTAAAAAAAGTCAACTGATACAGAGTACAATAAATTCCACTATGGTGAAAAAGGATGAATCAACGGACTTGACAAGTTCTATTAATGACTTGAGAAATCTAAACGATTGCGAGTGTAATTATAAGGATGGTACTGGCAACGTTTACGGGAATGGTATTGGTAACCACAAAGTTGAGAAGAACGCGGAcgaggagagggaggaggagcaGGAAGAGGGAGACCTGGAGGAGGATGAGGACGCGGATgcggatgaggacgaggatgacgacgacgacgatggcgacggcgacgatgacgacgagggcgaggatgaaaaagaaggaaaggggGAGAAGAAGGGAGGTGCTgagaacgacgaggacaaggatgACGATGCTAATGATGACGGCGACGGCAAGTGCGGTAAGGTGGATGAAACCGTTTTGGGATGCATACGAACCTGTGACGGTTCCATTGATCGCGCGAGATGCGAGATCGCAGGTGTCCACGATGAAAAGGAGTGTAGTACGAAGAACTGGAAAGAATACTATCGGGGGCAAGAGTTGTCAACGATAACGAAGATGGATGATGCGTCGGACGTTGGCCATCAGTATGGAGCAAAGTCTCTCCTAACGGACGACAAACTCGATGCAGAATCGCATGGTGATCCGTTCGTAGACCAGCAGTACGGTCTCAAGTCTACTCTGACGGTGAACGGCGACGGTTCGTTGAAGAGAAACGGAAAGATGAAATTTGAAGAAGATGTGTTCGCGTTGGCCCCGTTTCCCAGAAGCGGCAGCTTGAGAAGAATCAACGACGATCAGAATAACGAATCGAGAATTGTCAGGCAAGAGAAGCCGAAGAAACGTTCGACGAATTTGGCTATCCCGATTTTCAGTTCATCATCCAGCAAGTCTGACCGGACGTCGCAACCGGTGGATGCGGAGAGCAAGGGATTATTCAAGTACAGTTTGCCGCGGTTCAAGAAAGAAAGTTACGAGGACATGAACTTGTCCTCCGGGGATGAACTTGTCCTCCGCGGAACAGAACCAATTAACCGAAAGGAGAAAGCCGAGACGGAGGAGCGGAAAGAAGAGAACAAGGAAAAGGATCTGTTTGGGTCCTCGCCGTTTAGTCCGAGTGGTTTCGTGAATCCATTTACTAATCGTAGTTTAAATTACATTGGCATTACAGGGAACAATTCGAGTTTGCCAGCGACAGCGTTTCCTAATCGAGACCGCGACGCGCGGCTTATTCAGGCTCACCAGCCTTCGAGCGTCTCTCATTTGACGCAAACTGTCTCAACTGCTATTAACttggcggcgacggcgacgacgttcAACAGCGCCACTACCAATTGCGATCCATCGAGTGTCTCTGAAGCCTCGAAAGACCTTTTCGGTTCCATTCCTTTCGACGAGTTAGCACCCCTTCGGACCAACGAGCCTAGGAGGCCTAATTCTGTACCCTACTCTCAGTCTGTACCTGTAACTACATCAGTTGCAATACCAGTACCAACACCGGCACCGCTTTCGCCAACTGCAGTCTCAACATCACCTTTGGCGCCATCCTCAGCCTTGGCTCCAGCGCTAGCGGCAACGCCGGGGTCAGCAAGTTTCGTTGACGACAATGTAAACGCGACATTATCGGATAAGACGACAGCGTCGAGTTGCGGTCGATCGACGTGTAACTTGCCAGGATCGCGGTATTCCATTCAGCCGGTCCAGTACACTCCTGCAGTCCTAGTACAAGCCGTTCAGAACAGCGTATCAAAACTGGACGTCACAACGGACATTGGTTCCCCCATGTCGCCGGAACCCCTTGTCGCGGATGATGTGTTGCGACACAAAAAAGAGAAATTCGAGTCAAAGAAATCTAAGTACCATTTGATCGACGACGACAACCACCACGGGCATGCCCCGAATGTGAACGTTCCATCTTGCAAGTTGCCTTACAAGGGTAAACCTATTTGTCACAAGAAGACCCCGAAGGCAAAAAAGTGTTCCGTTCTTTCCACTGCCGGCTTCAGCAATATGAGTTTCGAGGACTTTCCAagtgacgagaacgaggagaaGCAGGTTCGGACGCCACAAAGAATCGCACCGTTCGAAGTAATCAGAGAACCCGAGAAACGATTCGGATCGCTGAAGAGAAGAAGTAATCCATTCACTTGA